Within the uncultured Draconibacterium sp. genome, the region AATACGCATAATCTTTATACCTCCACCGGTTGATCCGGCAGAACCTCCAAAAAAGAAAAGCAAAAAGATAAGCATGGTTAAAACGGGCGGCCACATCAGGTAGTCGGCTGTAGCGTATCCTGTGGTTGTTATAATTGTAATTACCTGAAACAGTGAATCGCGAAATGCTTTTTCAACGCCAAATTCGGTAGAAATTAAAAGGCCGATAAAAATAAGAGCCGTAAAACCGAGGGTGAAAAAGCTGTAATATTTAAACTCTTCGTCTTTAAATGCCACCGAAAACTTTCCTTTGATAGCAAAGTAGGAGAGGGTAAAGTTTGTTCCGGCCAGAAACATAAAAACAATAATTACATATTGAGTAAATGGTGAAGGCCAATGCGCAATACTTGCTTGTTTGGTTGAAAAACCTCCTGTTGCCATTGTTGTAAATGAATGGCACACTGCATCGAAAAGAGTCATGTCTCCTGCCCATAACAACAGCGTTTCGGCAACTGTAAATGCCAGGTAAATTACCCAAAGTGTTTTTGCTGTTTGTTTAATTCGTGGACTGATTTTATCGGGAGTTGGTCCCGGAACTTCAGCCATAAATAGCTGCATACCACCAATCCCGAATACCGGCAAAATAGCCAGCGACAAAACGATAATTCCCATTCCGCCAAGCCATTGTGTTATGCTTCTCCAGAATAATATCCCGTGAGGAAGGGCTTCAATATCGTTTAAAATTGATGAGCCTGTTGTGGTAAAACCTGAAATGGTTTCGAAAAATGCATCGGTAAAACTGGGAATAGAGCCACTTATAATATAAGGTAAGCTCCCAAAAAAGGAGAACACAATCCACACCATCGATACGATGATGAATCCTTCGCGTTTGCCAATATCTTTTTTTGCTTTCGAGGTAACAGCAACGATTAGTCCGCCGATTGCCAGATTTATTCCGCCCGAAATTATGAATGAGCTACTGTCGTGTTCACCATAAATCAGAGCAACCAGAAGGGCGATGCCCATGGCAATTCCCTCTACAAATAATAAAAAACCAAGTACTCTGAAGATGATTTTAAGATTCATGTTCTGGTAGTTTGCTCTTACTTAAAGAATTTCTCCAGCTTTTTAATTCCTGAAGGCAGGGTGAATACAACTACTTTGTCGCCTTCCTGAATTTGAGTGTAACCGTGGGCAATGTAGCCCATGTTTCCGCGAATCACACCTCCGATTTTTGCTTCTTCCGGGAAGTCAAGATCTTTAATGGATTTTTGCGTGATTTTAGCTCCCGGTTTGGCTATAAACTCAAAAACTTCGGCGTCGGAGGCTGTTAAACATTTTACTTTCGAGATCTCGGCATTAAGCGTAAACCGGTAAATGTAACCGGCGGCAATCAGCTTTTTATTAAAAATACTGCCGATATCCATATTGTCTGCAAGGTTCATATAGGCGAGGTTTTCCACCTCGGCCACTGTTCGGCGAACACCAAATGTTTTTGCCAGGTGGCAGCCTAATATATTGGTTTCAGAATTTCCGGTGGTTGCTACAAAAGCATCCATCTTTTCAATTCCTTCTTCGCGCAACAAATTCAGGTTTCGTCCGTCGCCGTTAATTACCAGTACATTTTCGTATTTGTCCGCAATTTTTTCGCACTTTTTACGGTCGCCTTCAATTACTTTTATCCGGTAGTTTTCGCCCAGTTTTTCAATTGCTTTTTGAGCAATTCGGCTACCTCCTAAGAACATGATGTTTTTAACCTCGAAAAGTGTTTTACCGGTTAATGCGTAAACATTGTTTTGCTCAGCTGGAGTGGTAACAAAAAATACAATGTCTCCATTTTTAATAAAATCAGCTCCGTTTGGGATGATTGTTTCATTGTCGCGGTTAATTGCAACTACTAACAAATGCTGATTTTCCTGCGATAACTCTTCAAAAGTTTTATTCAGAATTGGTGCATTTTCGCGCACTTTAATTCCCATCATAATCAGTTTTCCGTTCGAAAACTCGATTAACTGACGTGTAGCGGTTTGTTTTACCGACGCAATAATCTCTTTTGCTGCCAGACTTTCGGGGTAGATCAATTCGTTTATCCCCAGGTTGTTAAGTTTGGCACGGTATCTTTCCTGGAGATATTCTGAGTTGTTGATACGCGCAATTGTACGGTTTACACCCAGGTACGACGCCATTGAACAGGCCAAAACGTTCCGTTCCTCAAAAGGAGTTACTGCAATAAAAAGATCTGATTTTGCCAGGTCTGTGCTTTTCAAATCCTGAAATGAATGCGCTGAACCCGCAATTGTCATCAGGTCTACTTCACTACTGATTTTCGCCAGTTTTTCAGGAGAATCATCCAGTAAGGTGATGTCATGGTTCTCATTGGTTAACATTCTTGCCAAATGTGTTCCTACTTCGCCGGCACCTGCTATAACAACTTTCATCTGATTATAATTGTTAATTCACAAAAGTATTCGATGAAACTCGCGCGTTAGCTTCTATTCTGTAGGTTAAAACTTTACATGCTCGTTTCATCTGTCTGTATTATTCAATGAAGCAAAATAATGCATTCTGTTTTTAAACTCCACGGAAAAAGCTTTATAATTTTCCGCTTCCAACATTAAATTAACATTCTAAATTACAAAATGCACCGTGTAATTTACAGGAATTTACCAAAATAATTTTTAATCAAATGAATGATAGTATGCTGGGCATTTTATGTGAATTGTGCAGCTACCAAGTGGTCGCAAAAGCTCCTTGTACTGAAAGAATGTGTTGCTTTATTTCGGAAGAGGAGTTTCCCCGGGCGGGGTAGTATTTTATAAGGCAACAATCTTCTGAAATGGTTTCTTGGTTGTAAGCAGTTGTGCCACTAATAATTAAATCTGGCGAAACAGTGTTTGTTACCGACGTACGATTTACTTTTAACAGCACTTTTTTTCCTTCGAATACGGCCAGCCCTTTATCGAGCAAAAGGAAATCGTCGTTGTAGCTAGCATTAGCAGTTAAATAAATGGTGTTGGTCAATCGTTTTTGGCGTTTAATATTCTGCACAGAACTCAAGTTATAATCGTCAACCGAAAGCGTGTCGTCTGAAATTACATACATCTGATTTGTAGCGATAAAACAAGCCACCGGTTCTTTCGAGTTTAGCACAATTATTTCGTGCTGGTTGATTTGTTTGTAACCTGAAAACAACATGAAAGAGGCCAGGAATACAGCAAACGAAAGTGCTGACTTTATGAAGACAGCCCGGTGCGAATTCAGAAATAGAAAGATGGAAAACAGGATGGCCAAAACAAAAAGCAGTTCGGGAGCATGCAGCACAACATCGGGTGTTGAATGTGGAAATGATTCGAAAGCGGAAAGTAAGTAGTACACGATATAAATTATCCATTTTACTACAAATGCGATTACAGAAGCCAGTAGCGGTATTTTCGAAAATACCAATAAACCCAACCCCAGTGGAATAAGCAGCATGGCAGCTGGAATTACAACAATATTGCTTAGTAAAAAATAGGTT harbors:
- the trkA gene encoding Trk system potassium transporter TrkA encodes the protein MKVVIAGAGEVGTHLARMLTNENHDITLLDDSPEKLAKISSEVDLMTIAGSAHSFQDLKSTDLAKSDLFIAVTPFEERNVLACSMASYLGVNRTIARINNSEYLQERYRAKLNNLGINELIYPESLAAKEIIASVKQTATRQLIEFSNGKLIMMGIKVRENAPILNKTFEELSQENQHLLVVAINRDNETIIPNGADFIKNGDIVFFVTTPAEQNNVYALTGKTLFEVKNIMFLGGSRIAQKAIEKLGENYRIKVIEGDRKKCEKIADKYENVLVINGDGRNLNLLREEGIEKMDAFVATTGNSETNILGCHLAKTFGVRRTVAEVENLAYMNLADNMDIGSIFNKKLIAAGYIYRFTLNAEISKVKCLTASDAEVFEFIAKPGAKITQKSIKDLDFPEEAKIGGVIRGNMGYIAHGYTQIQEGDKVVVFTLPSGIKKLEKFFK
- a CDS encoding potassium transporter TrkG codes for the protein MNLKIIFRVLGFLLFVEGIAMGIALLVALIYGEHDSSSFIISGGINLAIGGLIVAVTSKAKKDIGKREGFIIVSMVWIVFSFFGSLPYIISGSIPSFTDAFFETISGFTTTGSSILNDIEALPHGILFWRSITQWLGGMGIIVLSLAILPVFGIGGMQLFMAEVPGPTPDKISPRIKQTAKTLWVIYLAFTVAETLLLWAGDMTLFDAVCHSFTTMATGGFSTKQASIAHWPSPFTQYVIIVFMFLAGTNFTLSYFAIKGKFSVAFKDEEFKYYSFFTLGFTALIFIGLLISTEFGVEKAFRDSLFQVITIITTTGYATADYLMWPPVLTMLIFLLFFFGGSAGSTGGGIKIMRIVVLLKNGYYELKRLVHPNAVIPVRFNKHSVDPKIVTNVLAFFMIYFVIFAISTVIFTLIEPDMESSMGAVATCLGNIGPGLGTVGPAENFYHISPIGKWFLSFLMLLGRLELFTVLVLFSPSFWKE